Proteins encoded in a region of the Moritella marina ATCC 15381 genome:
- a CDS encoding efflux RND transporter periplasmic adaptor subunit, giving the protein MKKWTLAMLLIALALFGSVIGFNLFKQQKIAEFMANRPEPEFPVTVVDIKTSDWIPTIQAIGFIEPNQGVEISNEIAGKIDRISFDSGTKVTKGQLLVNLDSRVEKANLKSSQAKLNASKSKFLRYEALYKKNAVSKEALDESEAAYSSLLADIESQKAVIERRQIRAPFDGEVGLRNVFLGEFLSVGTSIVRLEDSSVMRLRFTVPQTQISKVYLGQVVEIFVDSYPDTAFSGKISAIEPAVNYQSGLIQIQADIPNNDSQLRSGMFARANVILPTVEKQITVPQTAITFTLYGDNVYIVNEDENGDLRVTQSVVKVGERIDAIAHVLEGVKAGDKIVTSGQVRLSNHAKVRIIENDTLKVPAETPML; this is encoded by the coding sequence ATGAAAAAGTGGACCTTAGCCATGTTACTAATCGCACTCGCCTTATTTGGCAGTGTGATTGGTTTTAATCTTTTTAAACAGCAAAAGATTGCAGAATTTATGGCCAATAGACCTGAACCTGAGTTTCCAGTCACTGTTGTCGATATTAAGACATCGGATTGGATCCCAACTATTCAAGCTATTGGTTTTATCGAACCTAACCAAGGTGTAGAAATTTCTAACGAAATTGCAGGTAAAATCGATCGCATCTCATTTGACTCAGGAACAAAAGTAACCAAAGGTCAATTACTGGTTAATCTTGACTCTCGTGTAGAAAAAGCAAACCTAAAAAGTTCGCAAGCAAAACTGAACGCATCGAAATCTAAATTCTTACGCTACGAAGCACTTTATAAGAAAAATGCAGTATCAAAAGAAGCACTAGACGAATCTGAAGCTGCGTATTCTTCACTACTTGCTGATATTGAAAGCCAAAAAGCAGTGATTGAACGTCGCCAAATTCGAGCACCGTTCGACGGTGAAGTTGGTTTACGTAATGTATTCTTAGGTGAGTTTTTATCTGTTGGTACATCAATTGTGCGTTTAGAAGATAGCAGTGTTATGCGTCTTCGTTTCACTGTGCCACAAACTCAAATTTCGAAAGTATATTTAGGCCAAGTCGTTGAGATTTTTGTTGACTCTTATCCTGATACAGCATTCAGTGGTAAAATTAGTGCTATCGAGCCTGCTGTAAATTATCAAAGTGGTTTAATTCAAATCCAAGCTGATATTCCAAACAACGATTCACAGCTTCGTTCAGGTATGTTTGCACGTGCAAATGTCATTCTGCCAACAGTTGAAAAGCAAATTACAGTACCACAAACTGCCATTACGTTTACGCTTTACGGTGACAATGTTTACATTGTTAACGAAGACGAAAATGGTGATTTACGTGTAACACAATCAGTTGTCAAAGTTGGCGAACGTATTGATGCTATAGCTCATGTATTGGAAGGTGTTAAAGCCGGTGACAAAATTGTCACATCAGGTCAAGTACGTTTAAGTAATCACGCGAAAGTGCGCATTATTGAAAACGATACATTGAAAGTACCAGCTGAAACACCAATGCTTTAA
- a CDS encoding DEAD/DEAH box helicase: MPLRDYQQAAVDAALAHFRKSDQPAVITLPTGAGKSHVLAELAHLARHPVLILAHVKELVEQNHSKFEHDGFEAGIFAAGLGKKQHGLKTTFASVQSLSRNLDKFEGFFSLLIIDECHRVSLSEDSQYQKVISHLKKTNPKLKVLGLTATPYRLDKGWIYKKHYQGYVRTEDYTPFESCIFELPLRYLVQKGFLTTPTVIDAPVARYQFDDLPLEYNEVQLDQFLAKSPRVTHAICKQLIELAANRKGIMIFAASIKHAKEIFKQLPDEQAAIITGKTSIKERDELIRQFKSKEVKYLVNVSVLTTGFDAPHVDVIAILRRTDSVSLYQQIAGRGLRLAEGKADCLIIDYAGNGFDLYQPEIGSSKPNSNSDLVQVPCPSCDFANLFWGITDADGDIIEHYGRRCQGLVDASNGTEEQCNYRFKYKQCPQCNAENDIAARECQQCHVDLIDPDNQLKKALQLKDRKVLRCSGISAQADGDKIKLNYHDEDGEVVKETFYFSNNKQRQRFFSIFSRTITGAPITASTAEQITAQIQGFVPPDFVIAKKEKYFWKIEHRIFDYKGSYRKANQI; the protein is encoded by the coding sequence ATGCCTCTTCGCGATTACCAACAAGCAGCTGTCGATGCCGCTTTAGCTCACTTTAGAAAATCAGATCAACCTGCTGTTATCACGTTGCCAACAGGCGCAGGTAAAAGTCATGTGCTCGCCGAACTTGCCCACTTAGCAAGACATCCAGTGCTAATCCTTGCCCATGTAAAAGAGCTGGTGGAACAAAATCACAGTAAGTTTGAACATGACGGTTTTGAAGCGGGTATCTTTGCGGCAGGGTTAGGTAAAAAACAACATGGCCTTAAAACCACCTTTGCCAGTGTGCAATCACTGAGCCGTAACCTGGATAAGTTTGAGGGTTTCTTTTCCTTGCTGATTATTGATGAATGTCACCGTGTCAGTTTAAGTGAAGATAGCCAATATCAAAAAGTTATCAGCCATTTAAAAAAAACCAATCCAAAACTAAAAGTACTTGGCCTTACAGCAACACCTTACCGTTTAGACAAAGGCTGGATATACAAAAAGCATTATCAAGGTTATGTCAGAACAGAAGACTATACCCCGTTTGAAAGCTGTATTTTTGAATTACCGCTACGCTATCTCGTGCAGAAAGGGTTCTTAACCACACCAACCGTAATCGATGCCCCCGTTGCCCGTTATCAGTTTGATGATTTGCCACTAGAATATAATGAAGTACAACTGGATCAATTTTTAGCTAAAAGCCCCCGTGTAACCCATGCGATCTGTAAGCAATTAATCGAGCTTGCAGCCAATCGTAAAGGCATCATGATCTTTGCTGCCAGTATCAAGCACGCAAAAGAGATCTTTAAACAATTACCAGACGAGCAAGCCGCTATAATCACAGGCAAAACCTCGATTAAAGAACGTGATGAACTGATTCGTCAGTTTAAAAGCAAGGAAGTTAAATACCTCGTTAATGTGTCAGTATTAACCACAGGTTTCGATGCCCCACACGTTGACGTCATCGCCATTTTACGCCGAACAGACTCCGTCAGTTTGTATCAACAAATAGCAGGCCGAGGCTTACGCCTTGCTGAAGGCAAAGCCGATTGTTTGATTATTGATTACGCAGGTAACGGATTTGATTTGTACCAACCTGAGATTGGCTCAAGCAAACCGAACAGCAACAGTGATCTGGTACAAGTACCCTGCCCAAGCTGTGATTTTGCCAATCTATTTTGGGGGATAACCGATGCCGATGGTGATATCATTGAGCACTATGGTCGTCGCTGCCAAGGATTAGTAGATGCTAGCAATGGCACTGAAGAACAATGCAACTACCGCTTTAAATACAAGCAATGTCCACAGTGTAATGCCGAAAATGATATTGCCGCTCGAGAATGTCAACAATGCCACGTGGACTTAATCGACCCCGACAACCAACTAAAAAAAGCACTGCAATTAAAAGATCGTAAAGTACTGCGCTGTTCGGGTATTTCAGCACAAGCCGATGGTGATAAAATCAAACTTAATTATCATGATGAAGATGGTGAAGTTGTTAAAGAAACCTTCTATTTCAGCAATAATAAGCAACGCCAACGTTTTTTCAGCATATTTTCAAGAACCATCACTGGCGCCCCAATTACAGCATCAACGGCAGAACAAATTACAGCGCAAATACAAGGGTTTGTGCCACCTGATTTCGTGATAGCAAAAAAGGAAAAATATTTCTGGAAAATTGAACATCGTATATTCGATTACAAAGGCAGTTATAGAAAAGCCAATCAAATATAG
- a CDS encoding multidrug efflux RND transporter permease subunit — translation MRFTDIFIKRPVLAVSISFLIALLGVQAIFKMQVREYPDMTNTVVTVTTGYYGASADLIQGFITQPLEQAVAQADNIDFMTSSSVLGSSTITITMKLNTDPNAALSDILAKTNSVRSQLPKEAEDPTVTMSTGSTTAVMYIAFSSDELSSSQVTDYLDRVINPQLFTINGVSKVDMYGGIKYALRVWLDPLKMAAYDLTATEIMGVLNSNNYQSATGQAIGEFVLYNGNADTQVGSTEDLERLVVSTDKGQVIRLSDIAKVTLEKSHDVYRASANGKEAVVAAVNAAPTANPINIAADVLELLPELERNLPTNIHMNVMYDSTVAINESIKEVIKTIIEAALIVIVVITLFLGSLRAVIIPIVTIPLSLIGVAMVMQMFGFSWNLMTLLAMVLAIGLVVDDAIVVLENIDRHIKLGESPFRAAVIGTREIAVPVIAMTLTLGAVYAPIALMGGITGALFKEFALTLAGAVFISGILALTLSPMMCSKILLANAKPSKFEQIVHAFLERKTNGYERMISAVMHKRPVMIAFAVIVFAAMPFLFKFIPSELAPSEDKGVLMMMGTAPSNANLDYIENSMSEVNAKLNEQPEIAYAQIFSGVPSSNQAFGIASMVPWSEREASQGEVVDRITGLVKDVPGMSVIAFQMPELPGAGSGLPVQFVITTPNSFESLFQVASDVLTEVQSNSLFVYSDLDLNYDSATMKINIDKDKAGAYGITMQDIGITLSTMMSDGYVNRIDLNGRSYEVIPQVERKYRLNPESMNSYYVRAADGNAVPLGSLITIDVVAEPRSLPHFNQLNSATIGAVPSPGVAMGDAISWFENTASSMLPKGYRYDFMGESRQFVTEGSALYMTFALALAIIYLVLAIQFESARDPLVIMVSVPLAVSGALISLAWGLSTMNIYSQVGLITLVGLITKHGILICEVAKEEQLHHGKSRTEAVIEAAKVRLRPILMTTAAMIAGLIPLMYATGAGAEQRFSIGLVIVSGLAIGTLFTLFILPVIYSFLATEHKPLPVFVEDAELEESDKQHAIECAKFAAAEKPAS, via the coding sequence ATGCGCTTTACTGATATTTTTATCAAGCGTCCTGTTCTAGCGGTATCTATCAGCTTTTTGATTGCGTTGCTTGGCGTTCAAGCAATTTTCAAAATGCAGGTTCGAGAATACCCTGACATGACCAATACGGTTGTTACCGTAACAACTGGCTACTACGGTGCCAGTGCCGATTTGATCCAAGGCTTTATTACTCAGCCCTTAGAGCAAGCGGTAGCCCAAGCCGATAATATCGACTTTATGACGTCATCAAGTGTATTGGGTAGTTCAACCATTACCATTACGATGAAGCTAAATACCGATCCGAATGCGGCACTCTCTGATATTTTGGCTAAAACGAACTCGGTTCGTTCACAACTACCAAAAGAAGCAGAAGATCCAACGGTGACGATGTCTACGGGTTCAACGACTGCGGTAATGTACATTGCCTTTAGCAGTGATGAACTGTCTTCTAGTCAAGTAACCGATTATCTTGATCGTGTAATCAACCCACAACTGTTCACCATTAACGGTGTTTCTAAAGTAGACATGTACGGTGGTATTAAATACGCACTACGTGTTTGGTTAGATCCATTAAAAATGGCCGCTTATGACCTTACCGCAACCGAAATTATGGGTGTACTGAATAGTAACAACTATCAGTCTGCAACAGGTCAAGCGATTGGTGAATTCGTGCTTTACAATGGTAATGCCGATACCCAAGTAGGCAGTACTGAAGATCTAGAACGTCTTGTTGTATCAACAGATAAAGGTCAAGTGATTCGCTTAAGTGATATTGCAAAAGTTACTTTAGAGAAGAGCCATGATGTTTATCGCGCATCAGCAAATGGTAAAGAAGCCGTGGTTGCAGCCGTCAATGCCGCACCAACAGCAAACCCAATTAACATTGCTGCTGACGTATTAGAATTATTACCGGAACTAGAACGTAACTTGCCGACAAACATCCACATGAACGTGATGTATGACTCAACGGTTGCGATCAATGAATCAATCAAAGAAGTCATTAAAACGATCATCGAAGCAGCACTTATCGTTATCGTAGTAATTACCTTATTCCTTGGTTCACTGCGTGCCGTTATCATTCCAATCGTGACAATCCCACTGTCTTTGATCGGGGTTGCAATGGTCATGCAGATGTTTGGTTTCTCATGGAACCTAATGACTTTGCTGGCGATGGTATTGGCGATTGGTCTGGTAGTAGATGACGCGATTGTAGTATTAGAAAATATTGACCGCCACATCAAACTCGGAGAGTCCCCTTTCCGAGCCGCCGTGATCGGTACGCGTGAAATTGCCGTACCTGTTATTGCGATGACATTAACACTGGGTGCGGTATATGCACCGATTGCGTTAATGGGTGGCATCACGGGTGCGTTATTTAAAGAATTCGCGCTTACCCTTGCTGGTGCGGTATTCATTTCTGGTATTTTAGCATTAACATTGTCGCCGATGATGTGCTCTAAAATCTTATTAGCCAATGCGAAGCCAAGCAAGTTTGAACAAATTGTTCATGCTTTCCTTGAACGTAAGACTAACGGTTATGAAAGAATGATCAGCGCAGTAATGCACAAACGTCCAGTTATGATTGCATTTGCTGTTATCGTATTTGCAGCTATGCCATTCCTGTTCAAATTTATTCCAAGCGAACTTGCACCGTCAGAAGATAAAGGTGTATTGATGATGATGGGTACTGCACCCTCAAATGCTAACTTGGATTACATTGAAAATTCAATGAGTGAAGTTAACGCTAAGCTAAACGAACAGCCTGAAATTGCCTACGCTCAGATATTCTCTGGTGTACCTAGCTCAAACCAAGCATTTGGTATTGCGTCTATGGTTCCTTGGAGTGAACGTGAAGCAAGCCAAGGCGAAGTTGTTGATCGTATTACTGGACTTGTTAAAGATGTACCTGGCATGTCAGTTATTGCTTTCCAAATGCCTGAGTTACCAGGTGCTGGTTCTGGCTTACCGGTACAATTTGTAATTACGACACCGAATAGTTTTGAAAGTCTATTCCAAGTGGCAAGTGATGTATTAACAGAAGTACAATCTAACTCATTATTTGTGTATTCGGATTTAGACCTTAACTACGACTCTGCAACGATGAAGATTAACATTGATAAAGACAAAGCCGGCGCTTACGGTATTACCATGCAAGACATTGGTATTACACTTAGTACGATGATGTCTGACGGTTACGTTAACCGTATTGATTTAAATGGCCGTTCTTACGAGGTAATACCTCAAGTTGAACGTAAATACCGTTTAAATCCTGAATCAATGAATAGCTACTATGTACGTGCAGCTGATGGCAACGCAGTACCGTTAGGCAGCTTGATCACTATTGATGTCGTTGCTGAACCGCGTTCGCTTCCTCACTTCAACCAACTTAACTCTGCAACAATTGGCGCAGTACCGAGTCCTGGTGTCGCGATGGGTGATGCAATTTCATGGTTCGAAAACACAGCGTCCTCAATGCTTCCAAAAGGTTACCGTTATGACTTTATGGGTGAATCTCGTCAGTTTGTAACTGAAGGTAGTGCTTTGTACATGACCTTTGCGCTTGCATTGGCAATCATTTACCTTGTACTAGCTATTCAGTTTGAATCAGCACGTGATCCTTTAGTTATTATGGTATCTGTACCACTTGCTGTATCTGGTGCGTTAATATCACTGGCATGGGGCTTATCAACCATGAATATTTATTCTCAGGTTGGTTTGATTACCCTCGTCGGTTTGATTACTAAGCACGGTATCTTGATTTGTGAAGTTGCAAAAGAAGAACAGTTACATCACGGTAAGAGCCGAACAGAAGCGGTAATTGAAGCAGCTAAAGTACGCCTACGTCCAATTCTAATGACAACAGCAGCAATGATTGCGGGTCTTATCCCGTTAATGTATGCAACTGGTGCGGGTGCAGAACAGCGCTTTAGTATTGGTCTAGTGATTGTATCTGGTCTTGCGATTGGTACACTGTTTACACTATTCATCTTACCTGTGATTTATTCATTCCTTGCGACTGAACACAAACCATTACCGGTTTTCGTTGAAGACGCAGAGTTAGAAGAAAGTGATAAACAACATGCAATTGAATGTGCAAAATTTGCCGCTGCTGAAAAACCAGCAAGTTAA